One Triticum dicoccoides isolate Atlit2015 ecotype Zavitan chromosome 5B, WEW_v2.0, whole genome shotgun sequence genomic window carries:
- the LOC119310407 gene encoding G-type lectin S-receptor-like serine/threonine-protein kinase SD2-5, whose product MEVILGFGKTVIPSGPKVVWSANRASPVRDNATIELTRHGDLVPRDADGSTVWSSGTSGKSVAGMEITKRGNLVMFDQKYAIVWQSFDHPTDSLVPGQSLMEGMRLTPNISATNSTKNQCYVTVLRDGLYGYVESTPPQLYFSYPPVKNNETVNGQTKVTFQNGSLSIIIQVQKKPYHVWSTQSTDLGLMADIMLPPSQFSQYIKLESDGHLRLHQWSDNENRWIESDVMEMMSGDCAYPTVCGEYGICTNGQCSCPHESNTNPNYFKPVDDRKANLGCKPLNPISCQDMQHHELLMLTDVSYSDQSHAIVNLTNRNDCKQACLKNCSCRAVMFRYGQEDSYGKCFWVTKVFSLQSIQPEAARYNSTAYLKVQLSPSNSSSAPTTNKRKFILAITLPTSILVLLLIAAILYLQRRRKYEDSDEDSELDHLSSGMPTRFSFEKLRECTEGFSKKLGGGGFGSVFEGKLDEERVAVKRLEGARQGKKEFLAEVETIGSIEHINLIKLIGFCVEKSQRLLVYEYMSRGSLDRWIYNCHNNAPFDWCTRCRIILDIAKGLCYLHEGCRRKIAHLDIKPQNILLDENFSAKVADFGLSKLIDRDQSKVVTMMRGTPGYLAPEWLTSQITEKVDVYSFGVVILEIISGRKSIDRSRPEENVHIIYLLQEKARNNQWIDLIENNSDDMVSRQEEVIQMMKLAMWCLQNDSSHRPSMSTVIKVLEGTISVEADIIQSFLNANSAMSVQDKPYPYSVREASILSGPR is encoded by the exons ATGGAGGTCATACTAGGTTTTGGGAAGACTG TTATCCCGTCAGGACCTAAGGTTGTATGGTCAGCCAACAGGGCTAGCCCTGTCAGGGACAACGCCACCATTGAGCTTACTAGGCATGGTGACCTGGTCCCCCGTGATGCCGATGGGAGCACGGTCTGGTCAAGCGGCACTTCAGGCAAATCAGTGGCTGGCATGGAGATCACGAAGCGCGGCAACCTGGTGATGTTTGATCAGAAGTATGCCATTGTGTGGCAGTCATTTGACCATCCAACTGATTCACTGGTCCCCGGGCAATCACTTATGGAAGGTATGAGGCTCACACCTAATATATCTGCAACAAATTCGACTAAGAATCAATGTTATGTGACTGTACTGCGAGATGGATTATACGGCTATGTCGAATCCACACCACCACAGCTCTACTTCTCATATCCACCGGTGAAAAATAATGAGACTGTAAATGGACAAACAAAGGTTACGTTCCAGAATGGCAGCCTTAGTATCATTATACAGGTGCAGAAAAAACCTTATCATGTCTGGTCAACACAAAGCACGGACTTGGGTCTTATGGCTGATATCATGCTGCCACCATCTCAGTTCAGTCAGTATATAAAATTAGAGTCTGATGGGCACCTAAGGCTGCATCAATGGTCTGATAATGAAAATCGGTGGATTGAGTCTGATGTAATGGAG ATGATGTCTGGTGATTGTGCTTACCCAACAGTATGCGGGGAGTACGGGATATGCACGAATGGGCAGTGCAGCTGTCCACATGAGAGTAATACTAATCCAAACTACTTCAAGCCGGTGGATGACCGGAAAGCAAATCTTGGCTGTAAGCCACTGAATCCAATCTCTTGTCAGGACATGCAACACCACGAGCTCTTGATGCTTACAGATGTTTCCTATTCTGATCAAAGCCACGCCATTGTGAATTTAACAAACAGAAATGATTGTAAGCAAGCCTGCTTGAAGAACTGCTCCTGCAGGGCTGTTATGTTCAGGTATGGTCAGGAAGATTCCTATGGTAAATGTTTCTGGGTAACAAAGGTCTTCTCATTACAGTCCATACAACCTGAAGCTGCTCGTTACAACTCCACTGCATATCTCAAGGTGCAGCTGAGCCCCTCCAACTCCAGTTCTGCCCCTACTACAAACAAAAGGAAGTTCATTTTAGCAATTACACTTCCAACAAGTATTCTTGTGTTACTTCTCATTGCTGCCATTCTTTATCTGCAAAGGAGGAGGAAGTATGAAGACAGCGATGAAGACTCTGAATTGGATCACTTATCATCAGGAATGCCAACGAGGTTTTCTTTTGAGAAGTTGAGAGAATGCACCGAAGGTTTTAGTAAAAAACTCGGGGGAGGTGGATTCGGTTCTGTTTTTGAAGGGAAACTGGACGAAGAGAGAGTTGCAGTGAAACGTTTGGAAGGTGCTAGACAAGGAAAGAAAGAATTCTTGGCCGAGGTTGAAACTATTGGCAGCATTGAACACATCAATCTTATCAAGCTTATTGGCTTCTGTGTAGAGAAATCTCAGAGGCTTCTGGTATATGAATATATGTCGAGAGGGTCACTTGATAGGTGGATCTACAACTGTCATAATAATGCCCCTTTTGATTGGTGCACCCGATGTAGGATTATTCTAGATattgccaagggcctatgttatcttCATGAAGGGTGCAGGCGAAAAATCGCTCATTTGGACATCAAACCACAAAACATTCTTTTAGACGAGAACTTCAGTGCCAAAGTGGCTGATTTTGGACTATCTAAGTTAATAGACAGGGATCAAAGCAAGGTAGTGACGATGATGAGAGGAACACCTGGGTATCTGGCGCCTGAATGGTTAACATCGCAAATCACTGAAAAGGTTGATGTGTACAGCTTTGGAGTTGTTATCTTGGAAATAATAAGTGGAAGAAAAAGTATTGACCGTTCTCGGCCCGAGGAGAATGttcatattatttatttattacaaGAAAAGGCTCGAAACAATCAGTGGATTGATCTGATCGAAAATAATAGTGATGATATGGTCTCACGCCAGGAGGAAGTGATTCAAATGATGAAACTTGCAATGTGGTGCCTGCAGAATGACAGCAGCCATAGGCCTTCCATGTCAACGGTGATCAAGGTGTTGGAAGGTACTATAAGCGTTGAAGCTGACATAATTCAGAGCTTTCTCAATGCGAACTCTGCCATGTCTGTTCAAGATAAGCCATACCCATATTCGGTTCGTGAAGCATCTATCTTATCTGGCCCACGGTGA